A genomic segment from Aegilops tauschii subsp. strangulata cultivar AL8/78 chromosome 1, Aet v6.0, whole genome shotgun sequence encodes:
- the LOC109776196 gene encoding protein RECOGNITION OF PERONOSPORA PARASITICA 7-like, protein MAELVVGPLLFMLKDKASSYFLEQYKVMDGMKEQREILKRKLPAILDIIQDAEEKGAYRPGVCAWLEALKNVANEANNVFDEFKYEVLRRDAKKKGQYKKLGFDIVSLFPAHNPIVFRCRMGKKLCKIVHTIEDIVSRSRNGEKKIVNVLVDQARDRGLISLPIVGINGLGKTTFAQLVYNDPEIKEYFQLQRWCCVSDDFNVAKIASNIFQTNEMDREKALQNLQKELSQKRCLVVLDDMCIDDSHNLGKLHKVFLKEILENRAFCLQKPNAVEPELSEVVEMILDRCVGSPLAAKAFGSMLSTKTSMKEWSSPDTVVSYIRSWLSTTLVEVQSSASTGILWTEKTSTSTKALTAPEYVTEEDAKACSLGNKEKLACLSLEWSNYSNRELDQHRSVLDALQPHVALELLKINSYEGIGFPTWVTSPNFLQHLTELCLDGCTMCEEFPQFGQYKSLEVLILKRLSKLQSLCSHSSSTTFPTLKYLTLENLENFERWVASKGEYLTFPVLKNVKIENCPKLMTLPEAPKLKVIELAEEKAQLCLSIFRSRHVSCLSDLSLCVNDTEAKPTLELDQDREVSLSELRLHGCSFLFCSSPSQPTFGVWK, encoded by the exons ATGGCGGAGCTTGTGGTCGGGCCGCTGCTCTTCATGCTCAAGGACAAGGCGTCCAGCTACTTTCTGGAGCAGTACAAGGTGATGGACGGCATGAAGGAGCAGCGTGAGATCCTGAAGCGCAAGCTGCCGGCCATCTTGGACATCATCCAAGATGCCGAGGAGAAAGGGGCTTACCGGCCCGGAGTATGTGCTTGGCTAGAGGCACTCAAGAATGTCGCCAATGAGGCGAACAATGTCTTCGATGAGTTCAAGTACGAGGTGCTGCGGCGTGATGCCAAGAAGAAGGGGCAATACAAGAAGCTTGGCTTTGATATCGTGAGTCTCTTCCCTGCCCACAACCCCATCGTATTTCGTTGTAGGATGGGGAAGAAGCTCTGCAAGATTGTGCACACCATTGAG GATATTGTCAGCAGATCTAGAAACGGAGAGAAGAAGATAGTGAATGTACTGGTTGATCAAGCAAGGGACAGGGGTCTCATTTCCCTTCCCATTGTTGGAATCAATGGGTTGGGCAAGACCACCTTCGCGCAGCTTGTCTACAATGACCCTGAAATTAAGGAGTATTTCCAACTCCAGAGGTGGTGTTGTGTGTCAGATGATTTTAACGTTGCTAAGATTGCAAGCAATATCTTTCAGACCAATGAGATGGATCGTGAAAAGGCATTGCAGAACCTTCAAAAGGAATTAAGTCAGAAGAGATGCCTTGTTGtgttggatgat ATGTGCATTGATGATAGCCATAACCTCGGAAAGCTACATAAAGTATTTCTAAAGGAAATACTTGAGAATAGAGCATTCTGTTTGCAAAAACCAAATGCTGTTGAGCCTGAGCTAAGTGAGGTGGTTGAAATGATTCTGGATAGATGTGTGGGCTCTCCTTTAGCTGCCAAAGCCTTTGGATCTATGTTGAGTACAAAGACTAGCATGAAAGAATGGAG CTCTCCAGACACAGTTGTGTCCTACATACGCTCTTGGCTTAGCACCACACTTGTTGAAGTACAGTCATCTGCGAGCACTGGAATTTTGTGGACCGAGAAAACATCCACTTCGACCAAGGCACTTACAGCACCTGAG TATGTAACTGAAGAAGATGCTAAAGCATGCAGCCTGGGAAATAAAGAGAAACTCGCATGTTTATCTCTTGAATGGAGCAATTACAGCAATAGGGAACTGGACCAGCACAGAAGTGTGCTTGATGCTCTTCAACCTCATGTTGCATTGGAGCTTCTAAAGATAAACTCCTATGAAGGTATTGGCTTCCCGACATGGGTGACAAGTCCTAATTTTCTGCAGCATTTGACTGAGCTCTGCCTAGATGGTTGCACAATGTGTGAGGAATTTCCACAGTTTGGTCAATATAAGTCGCTTGAAGTACTTATCTTGAAAAGGTTGAGCAAACTGCAAAGCCTATGCAGCCACAGTTCATCTACAACATTTCCAACATTGAAATACCTCACAttagaaaatttggaaaattttgaGAGATGGGTGGCCTCAAAAGGAGAATATTTAACATTTCCTGTACTCAAGAATGTTAAAATTGAAAACTGCCCAAAGCTAATGACTCTGCCTGAAGCACCAAAACTCAAAGTTATAGAGCTAGCAGAAGAGAAGGCTCAACTATGCTTATCAATATTCAGATCCAGGCATGTGTCTTGCTTGTCTGATTTATCCCTGTGTGTCAATGATACAGAAGCAAAACCAACACTGGAGCTTGATCAAGATCGTGAAGTATCTCTTTCGGAACTAAGGTTGCATGGTTGCAGCTTTTTGTTCTGCTCAAGTCCATCGCAGCCAACATTTGGGGTCTGGAAATGA